A single genomic interval of Halorubrum aethiopicum harbors:
- a CDS encoding NUDIX hydrolase yields MSDDAPADDERPASDLRDLAAFSDGRLHSLPGEPEWPVREVAVEYDPGWFVGGYDRVEQPDGTEKNYYWAELPPATVVVAVADDAVLFVEQYRPTVRNTQLELPAGIVEPGESYTAAGARELAEETGFSPSSTTLLQEVWCSTGVLRHRRGYVFAEGLEPVDVDHDSNEFLVPRTVPIDEALAIARETPTNDATLEGLLLAEHDGMLE; encoded by the coding sequence ATGAGCGACGACGCTCCCGCGGACGACGAGCGCCCCGCGAGCGACCTCCGCGACCTGGCGGCCTTTTCCGACGGGCGGCTCCACTCGCTGCCGGGCGAGCCGGAGTGGCCGGTCCGGGAGGTCGCCGTCGAGTACGACCCCGGCTGGTTCGTCGGGGGATACGACCGGGTCGAACAGCCCGACGGGACGGAGAAGAACTACTACTGGGCGGAGCTCCCGCCCGCGACGGTCGTGGTCGCGGTCGCCGACGACGCGGTCCTGTTCGTCGAGCAGTACCGCCCGACGGTGCGGAACACCCAGCTGGAGCTGCCGGCCGGGATCGTCGAGCCCGGCGAGTCCTACACCGCCGCGGGGGCCCGCGAGCTCGCCGAGGAGACGGGCTTTTCCCCCTCGTCGACGACGCTGCTCCAGGAGGTGTGGTGTTCGACCGGCGTGTTGCGACACCGGCGGGGGTACGTGTTCGCGGAGGGACTGGAGCCGGTCGACGTCGACCACGACAGCAATGAATTCCTCGTCCCGCGGACCGTGCCGATCGACGAGGCGCTCGCGATCGCGCGCGAGACGCCGACGAACGACGCGACGCTGGAGGGGTTGCTGTTGGCCGAACACGACGGGATGTTGGAGTAG
- a CDS encoding DUF7563 family protein, which translates to MPTCEHCQAHVSERFVRVFADARGRIHACPNCSANAGIAEVAKERAHDA; encoded by the coding sequence ATGCCGACGTGTGAGCACTGTCAGGCGCACGTCTCCGAACGGTTCGTCCGGGTGTTCGCGGACGCTCGCGGCCGGATACACGCGTGTCCGAACTGCTCGGCGAACGCCGGGATCGCGGAGGTCGCGAAGGAACGGGCCCACGACGCCTGA
- a CDS encoding NAD+ synthase, which translates to MSQTPEQSVLLSEDPPIDLRLSEAELEEARERIVSFIADLVDDAGAEGAVLGLSGGIDSTLTAHLAVEALGEDGLHGITMPSEVNDPDVMSDAERVAHDLGIEYDVVEIQPIAESFFAAFPEAAEDRTAAGNVYVRTRAVLNYLVANAEDRVVLGTGNRAEAMTGYFTKYGDQAVDCNPIGNLYKQQVRQLAAHVGVPRDLVMQEPTAGMWEGQTDAEEMGLDYDAVDAILAVHVDGGLSRAATVRELDLPEEAVDRVVELYERSAHKRSMPPAPER; encoded by the coding sequence ATGAGCCAGACGCCGGAGCAGTCAGTGTTGCTGTCGGAGGATCCCCCGATCGACCTGCGGCTCTCGGAGGCGGAACTGGAGGAGGCGCGCGAGCGGATCGTCTCGTTCATCGCCGACCTCGTCGACGACGCGGGCGCTGAGGGGGCCGTTCTCGGGCTCTCGGGCGGCATCGACTCCACGCTTACCGCCCACCTCGCGGTCGAGGCGCTCGGCGAGGACGGGCTCCACGGGATCACGATGCCCTCCGAGGTGAACGACCCGGACGTGATGAGCGACGCCGAGCGGGTGGCTCACGACCTCGGCATCGAGTACGACGTGGTGGAGATCCAGCCCATCGCGGAGTCCTTCTTCGCGGCGTTCCCCGAGGCCGCCGAGGACCGGACGGCGGCGGGAAACGTGTACGTCCGGACCCGCGCGGTCCTGAACTACCTCGTCGCCAACGCGGAGGACCGGGTGGTGCTCGGGACGGGCAACCGCGCGGAGGCGATGACGGGCTACTTCACGAAGTACGGCGACCAGGCCGTCGACTGTAACCCGATCGGCAACCTCTACAAACAGCAGGTGCGCCAGCTCGCCGCCCACGTCGGCGTCCCCCGCGACCTCGTGATGCAGGAGCCGACCGCCGGGATGTGGGAGGGACAGACCGACGCCGAGGAGATGGGCCTCGACTACGACGCGGTCGACGCGATCCTCGCGGTCCACGTCGACGGCGGGCTCTCGCGGGCGGCGACGGTTCGAGAACTGGATCTCCCCGAGGAGGCCGTCGATCGGGTCGTCGAGCTGTACGAGCGAAGCGCGCACAAGCGGTCGATGCCGCCCGCACCGGAGCGGTAA
- a CDS encoding DUF7317 family protein has protein sequence MTSKSVATALTLYRSRTLTLEQAATVGGCSTAQLEESARAFAPASAETPADD, from the coding sequence ATGACGTCCAAATCCGTGGCGACCGCACTCACGCTGTATCGCTCCCGCACGCTGACGCTCGAGCAGGCCGCCACCGTCGGCGGCTGCTCGACGGCACAGCTCGAGGAGAGCGCGCGGGCGTTCGCGCCGGCCTCCGCCGAGACCCCCGCCGACGACTGA
- a CDS encoding DUF5787 family protein produces the protein MEFRFELALCAALESSDRVVARQLGAGVTRPGARIVDVCVLTPGPGFDARTGLTPDRIPDAAIEARVGPGEAVPIADAFDLPPERANAVADAAVEAGYLERERRGGRPVVRATARYPDDWVGSLTAIENKPDLGTPGDLAAQLRYDAALGLFDRVVLATASYVTRAHLNRIPDPVGVWRFDPETGEREVVREPIPLDPDAPGVEIREERSLRTDVALVSPGAKARKRRRIAERAYGKGWRPEPPACAHATATDDGRPYCERFDRVVDPGRECGPGCPERDPADPPPLGRDRLRDERTAWVADPDGDGPRRQSGLSRFR, from the coding sequence ATGGAGTTCCGGTTCGAGCTGGCCCTCTGTGCGGCCCTCGAGTCGTCCGACCGCGTGGTCGCCCGACAGCTCGGCGCGGGCGTGACGCGACCGGGCGCGCGGATCGTCGACGTCTGCGTGCTGACGCCGGGGCCGGGTTTCGACGCGCGGACCGGCCTGACGCCCGACCGGATCCCGGACGCGGCGATCGAGGCGCGCGTCGGCCCCGGCGAGGCGGTCCCGATCGCCGACGCGTTCGACCTCCCGCCGGAGCGGGCGAACGCGGTCGCCGACGCCGCCGTCGAGGCCGGCTACCTCGAGCGCGAGCGCCGCGGCGGGCGGCCGGTCGTGCGCGCGACCGCCCGCTACCCCGACGACTGGGTCGGGTCGCTGACCGCGATCGAGAACAAGCCCGACCTCGGGACGCCCGGCGACCTGGCGGCCCAGCTCCGGTACGACGCCGCGCTCGGGCTCTTCGATCGGGTCGTGCTCGCGACCGCCTCCTACGTCACCCGCGCGCACCTCAACCGGATCCCCGACCCGGTCGGCGTCTGGCGGTTCGACCCGGAGACGGGCGAGCGCGAGGTGGTCCGGGAACCGATCCCACTCGACCCCGACGCGCCGGGCGTCGAGATCCGCGAGGAGCGGTCGCTCCGGACCGACGTCGCGCTCGTCTCTCCGGGGGCGAAGGCGCGGAAGCGCCGCCGGATCGCGGAGCGCGCCTACGGGAAGGGATGGCGACCGGAGCCGCCGGCGTGCGCACACGCGACGGCCACCGACGACGGTCGACCCTACTGCGAGCGGTTCGACCGCGTCGTCGATCCGGGTCGCGAGTGCGGCCCCGGCTGTCCCGAACGCGACCCCGCCGACCCGCCGCCGCTCGGCCGCGACCGCCTCCGCGACGAGCGGACGGCGTGGGTCGCGGACCCCGACGGCGACGGCCCGCGCAGGCAGTCGGGGCTCTCCCGATTTCGGTGA
- the ahbB gene encoding siroheme decarboxylase subunit beta, giving the protein MSLDAGWRADLDAVDAVLIDDYQSGFPVEARPFERVAEEIAAETGVDVDGDEVLERVRDLHERGVFRRFGAVLNPPVIGSSTLAAVRAPEERFDEIAEVINGYRQVNHNYRRDHEWNQWFVVTAGSREKRDAILAEIEERTGCAVLNLPMLTDYYIDLEFPVVNGDRFARESLERTDVSATRISEDARGDLTRLEADLLVAIQDGFPLSATPYADVASEIGADLDDVLAAVERLLADGCIKRIGCVVNHVVTGFTNNCMVVWDVPEDELDARGEAVGSLPYVTLCYHRPRRPEQGWEYDLFTMIHGREAEAVDAKIDELAAEYLPFEHERLYSTETLKQTGARYDELVADESTD; this is encoded by the coding sequence ATGAGTCTGGACGCCGGCTGGCGGGCCGACCTCGACGCGGTCGACGCCGTCCTCATCGACGACTACCAGAGCGGCTTCCCCGTCGAGGCGCGCCCGTTCGAGCGCGTTGCGGAGGAGATCGCGGCCGAGACGGGCGTCGACGTCGACGGCGACGAGGTCCTCGAGCGCGTCCGCGACCTCCACGAGCGCGGCGTGTTCCGGCGGTTCGGCGCGGTGCTCAACCCGCCCGTCATCGGCTCCTCGACGCTGGCGGCGGTCCGGGCCCCCGAAGAGCGGTTCGACGAGATAGCCGAGGTGATAAACGGCTACCGGCAGGTGAACCACAACTACCGCCGGGACCACGAGTGGAACCAGTGGTTCGTCGTCACCGCCGGCTCCCGCGAGAAGCGCGACGCGATCCTCGCGGAGATCGAGGAGCGCACCGGCTGTGCGGTGTTGAACCTCCCGATGCTCACGGACTACTACATCGATCTGGAGTTCCCCGTGGTGAACGGCGACCGGTTCGCCAGAGAGTCGCTGGAACGGACGGACGTGTCGGCGACTCGTATCTCCGAGGACGCTCGCGGCGATCTCACCCGACTCGAGGCCGACCTCCTCGTCGCGATCCAGGACGGCTTCCCGCTGTCGGCGACTCCCTACGCCGACGTGGCGAGCGAGATCGGCGCCGACCTCGACGACGTGCTCGCGGCGGTCGAGCGCCTGCTCGCCGACGGCTGTATCAAGCGGATCGGCTGCGTCGTCAACCACGTCGTCACCGGATTCACGAACAACTGTATGGTCGTCTGGGACGTTCCCGAGGACGAACTCGACGCCCGCGGCGAGGCCGTCGGAAGCCTCCCGTACGTCACGCTCTGTTACCACCGACCTCGCCGACCCGAGCAGGGGTGGGAGTACGACCTGTTCACGATGATCCACGGCCGCGAGGCCGAGGCGGTCGACGCGAAGATCGACGAGCTCGCGGCGGAGTACCTCCCGTTCGAGCACGAACGCCTCTACTCGACGGAGACGCTGAAACAGACCGGCGCGCGCTACGACGAACTCGTCGCGGACGAGAGTACGGACTGA
- a CDS encoding CBS domain-containing protein — translation MNGIEDVFVARLMTTDLHTVTPDTLVEDAAAVLLDNDISSALVVEDGRLVGILTTTDFVEIVAKSQPKAETTVERYMTSDPITADAQDAVSAVAATMIDHGFHHVPVVDDEGTPIGIITTSDFAAYVSSSSPLAS, via the coding sequence ATGAACGGAATCGAAGACGTCTTCGTCGCCCGGCTGATGACGACCGACCTCCACACCGTGACCCCTGACACGCTCGTCGAGGACGCCGCGGCCGTCCTGCTCGACAACGACATCAGCTCCGCGCTCGTCGTCGAGGACGGCCGGCTGGTCGGGATCCTCACCACCACCGACTTCGTCGAGATCGTCGCGAAGAGCCAGCCCAAAGCCGAGACGACGGTCGAACGCTACATGACCTCGGACCCGATCACGGCGGACGCACAGGACGCCGTCTCCGCGGTCGCCGCCACCATGATCGACCACGGGTTCCACCACGTCCCGGTCGTCGACGACGAGGGGACGCCCATCGGGATCATCACCACCTCCGACTTCGCGGCGTACGTCTCCAGCTCCTCGCCGCTCGCGTCGTAG
- a CDS encoding anthranilate phosphoribosyltransferase, translated as MAQATQEFGEWPLKRLMTEVCGSGHKSADDLTRAQATEAFERILAGEPDPTTLGAFWLANRWKRNTPEELGAYVDVMCERVEYAEPDCDPVDCGANYDGKGRTAILGVAAGAVAAAAGTPVVVHSGDRVPTQKQDAYKHVLDELGVHTELTPSDSADMVDETGFGFYYQPAFNPAIDELFERRDMMGVRTFVNTIETLANPAGASVHLGSFYHLAFAKKVVDTFVASEFHDLDRVLMFQGMEGYDDVRPGYTKVAEWDAEGDDAGSDGASFDDFEIETAEYGMDLEEADLAVDDVAAESAAVTEEVLAGERDGAFADAVAVNAALRIYAREDADSIEEGLEAARAAIDDGSAYEVLEALRDF; from the coding sequence ATGGCTCAGGCGACCCAGGAGTTCGGCGAGTGGCCCCTCAAACGGCTGATGACCGAGGTCTGCGGCTCCGGGCACAAGTCGGCGGACGACCTGACGCGTGCGCAGGCGACGGAGGCGTTCGAGCGCATCCTCGCGGGCGAGCCCGACCCGACGACGCTCGGGGCGTTCTGGCTCGCGAACCGCTGGAAGCGGAACACCCCGGAGGAGCTCGGCGCGTACGTCGACGTCATGTGCGAGCGCGTCGAGTACGCGGAGCCCGACTGTGACCCGGTCGACTGCGGCGCGAACTACGACGGAAAGGGCCGGACCGCGATCTTAGGCGTCGCGGCCGGGGCGGTCGCGGCCGCGGCGGGCACGCCCGTCGTCGTCCACTCCGGCGACCGCGTCCCCACCCAGAAGCAGGACGCGTACAAACACGTCCTCGACGAGCTGGGCGTCCACACCGAGTTGACGCCCTCGGATTCGGCCGACATGGTCGACGAGACCGGATTCGGCTTCTACTACCAGCCCGCGTTCAACCCCGCGATCGACGAGCTGTTCGAGCGCCGCGACATGATGGGCGTCCGGACGTTCGTCAACACTATCGAGACGCTCGCGAACCCCGCCGGCGCGTCGGTCCACCTCGGCTCCTTCTACCACCTCGCGTTCGCGAAGAAGGTGGTCGACACGTTCGTCGCGAGCGAGTTCCACGACCTCGACCGCGTCCTGATGTTCCAGGGAATGGAGGGGTACGACGACGTGCGGCCGGGGTACACCAAGGTCGCCGAGTGGGACGCGGAGGGCGACGACGCCGGCAGCGACGGCGCGTCCTTCGACGACTTCGAGATCGAGACCGCCGAGTACGGGATGGACCTCGAAGAGGCGGACCTCGCCGTCGACGACGTCGCCGCCGAGTCGGCCGCCGTCACCGAGGAAGTCCTGGCGGGCGAGCGCGACGGGGCGTTCGCCGACGCGGTCGCGGTCAACGCGGCGCTGCGGATCTACGCCCGCGAGGACGCGGACTCGATCGAGGAGGGCCTCGAGGCGGCGCGCGCGGCCATCGACGATGGCTCCGCGTACGAGGTCCTCGAGGCGCTCCGCGACTTCTGA
- a CDS encoding methyl-accepting chemotaxis protein, with the protein MTGFRGLIRRAFGRGRDTRSVPDGGVVADGSSGGGLPEEDGGGSGKRADDRRAVADEDGVDRASTLASAGFEQVFNATGVPTFVLDCEGAVAEWNESIAALTGVDREDAIGHGHVSELFYPDGRRADTLADKVLDAPADADEAYDVERCESTRNRYRDASTMVDRHGDERHIEFTATPLYGDDGELVGVTEVVIDRTENVEGRAATAALVSEIRETAEAIGEGDLDARITRQASFERLDDDLLRVVDAVNGMAANLETLSESVHEQAREIDDTVEEASEAADEIATNVDEQTELLEEGVAEMQSFSAGMEEVAATADQVDAAASNARAAAEEGLDASSDAREATEDVVEIGDELVDSVGALSDRMDDIEEVIEVISEVAEQTNLLALNANIEAARAGEDGNGFAVVAEEVKKLADETRGHTEAITESLAELQAQSAETSAAVERSHERIEDAGAEIETVLDSLSEIADAVDEAADGVAEVARTTDDQAATVEELTATLESVRDRSDRTASATDRIVDATDDQEDAVAELIDRVERLDAAR; encoded by the coding sequence ATGACGGGCTTTCGAGGGCTCATCCGGCGCGCGTTCGGACGGGGGCGCGACACGCGGTCGGTCCCCGACGGCGGCGTCGTCGCCGACGGGTCGTCGGGCGGAGGACTCCCGGAAGAGGACGGGGGCGGGTCCGGGAAACGAGCGGACGATCGACGCGCCGTCGCCGACGAGGACGGCGTCGACCGCGCGAGTACGCTCGCGAGCGCCGGCTTCGAGCAGGTGTTCAACGCGACTGGCGTCCCGACGTTCGTCCTCGACTGTGAGGGCGCCGTCGCCGAGTGGAACGAGTCGATCGCCGCGCTCACCGGCGTGGACCGCGAGGACGCGATCGGTCACGGCCACGTCTCCGAGCTGTTCTACCCGGACGGCCGCCGCGCCGACACGCTCGCCGACAAGGTGCTCGACGCGCCGGCCGACGCGGACGAGGCGTACGACGTCGAGCGCTGTGAGTCGACCCGGAACCGCTACCGCGACGCCAGCACGATGGTGGATCGCCACGGCGACGAGCGCCACATCGAGTTCACGGCGACGCCGCTGTACGGCGACGACGGCGAGCTCGTGGGGGTCACGGAGGTCGTCATCGACCGGACGGAGAACGTCGAGGGGCGCGCGGCGACCGCGGCGCTGGTCTCCGAGATCAGGGAGACGGCCGAGGCGATCGGCGAGGGGGATCTGGACGCTCGAATCACTCGGCAGGCATCCTTCGAGCGGCTCGACGACGACCTGCTCCGGGTCGTGGACGCGGTCAACGGGATGGCCGCGAACCTCGAGACCCTCTCCGAGAGCGTCCACGAGCAGGCCCGCGAGATCGACGACACCGTCGAGGAGGCGAGCGAGGCGGCCGACGAGATCGCGACGAACGTCGACGAACAGACCGAGCTGTTGGAGGAGGGCGTCGCGGAGATGCAGTCCTTCTCGGCGGGCATGGAGGAGGTCGCCGCCACTGCCGACCAGGTCGACGCGGCGGCCTCGAACGCCAGGGCGGCCGCGGAGGAGGGACTCGACGCCAGCAGCGACGCCCGCGAGGCCACGGAGGACGTGGTGGAGATCGGCGACGAGCTGGTCGACAGCGTCGGCGCGCTCTCGGACCGCATGGACGACATCGAGGAGGTGATCGAGGTGATCTCGGAGGTCGCAGAACAGACCAACCTGCTGGCGCTCAACGCCAACATCGAGGCCGCGCGCGCCGGCGAGGACGGCAACGGCTTCGCGGTGGTCGCAGAAGAGGTGAAGAAACTGGCCGACGAGACCCGCGGGCACACCGAGGCGATCACGGAGAGCCTCGCCGAACTCCAGGCGCAGTCGGCGGAGACGTCGGCGGCCGTCGAGCGCTCACACGAGCGCATCGAGGACGCGGGCGCGGAGATCGAGACGGTCCTCGACTCGCTTTCGGAGATCGCCGACGCGGTCGACGAGGCGGCGGACGGGGTCGCCGAGGTGGCGCGGACGACGGACGACCAGGCGGCGACGGTCGAGGAGCTCACCGCGACGCTCGAGAGCGTCCGCGACCGCTCCGATCGGACGGCCTCGGCGACGGACCGGATCGTCGACGCGACGGACGACCAGGAGGACGCGGTGGCGGAGCTGATCGACCGCGTCGAGCGGCTCGACGCCGCCCGCTGA
- a CDS encoding cytochrome P450, protein MSVTPPGPIGDPLFGNGRQFADDPFSFMRACADSYGDVVRFDLGPRETYLLTNPADIERVLVSEADRYRKPQFGDDAMDRLLGQGLLMSEGDTWRRQRTLANPSFHSRRIGALAGTMVDHTESQIAEWEDGEVVDVQLEIARLTVRIIVSAMFGADVTDEEVRTVQESLEPLGARFEPDPRRFLIPNWVPTRENREFDDAVATLESVIDGIVERRRGTERDPAVDPAGPEGVAVAGPSGDSEGDLPMDLLSVLLRARDRGEQTDENLRDELVTMLLAGHDTTALALTYTFYLLSKHPEARARVEREAAAATESGLPDAGDAREMTFTDRVLSESMRLYPPVYTLFREPKLDVKIDGYRIPEGSALMCSQWVVHRSPRWYDDPDAFDPSRWMPERRSARPRFAYFPFGGGPRHCIGKAFSLLEAKLILACVCSRYELEYEGPDLSLRGSLTMHPDHPVPMRIRER, encoded by the coding sequence ATGTCCGTCACGCCGCCCGGACCGATCGGGGACCCCCTCTTCGGCAACGGCCGCCAGTTCGCCGACGACCCCTTCTCGTTCATGCGCGCCTGCGCCGACAGCTACGGCGACGTCGTGCGCTTCGACCTCGGGCCGCGCGAGACGTACCTGCTCACGAACCCCGCCGACATCGAGCGCGTACTCGTCTCCGAGGCCGACCGCTACCGGAAGCCCCAGTTCGGCGACGACGCGATGGACCGGCTGCTCGGCCAGGGACTGCTCATGAGCGAGGGCGACACGTGGCGACGCCAGCGGACCCTCGCGAATCCCTCGTTTCACAGCCGGCGGATCGGCGCGCTCGCGGGGACGATGGTCGATCACACGGAGTCACAGATCGCGGAGTGGGAGGACGGCGAGGTCGTCGACGTCCAGCTCGAGATCGCGCGGCTCACCGTCCGTATCATCGTCTCCGCGATGTTCGGCGCGGACGTCACCGACGAGGAGGTTCGAACGGTCCAGGAGAGCCTGGAGCCGCTCGGCGCGCGGTTCGAGCCGGACCCGCGCCGCTTCCTGATCCCGAACTGGGTGCCGACCCGCGAGAACCGCGAGTTCGACGACGCCGTCGCCACCCTCGAGTCGGTGATCGACGGGATCGTCGAGCGCCGACGGGGCACCGAGCGCGACCCCGCCGTCGACCCGGCCGGCCCCGAGGGCGTCGCCGTGGCGGGTCCGTCGGGCGACTCGGAGGGCGACCTGCCGATGGACCTCCTGTCGGTCCTCCTCCGCGCGCGAGACCGCGGCGAGCAGACCGACGAGAACCTGCGCGACGAGCTGGTGACGATGCTTCTGGCCGGCCACGACACGACCGCGCTCGCGTTGACGTACACGTTCTACCTCCTCTCGAAACACCCCGAGGCGAGAGCCCGCGTGGAACGGGAGGCGGCGGCCGCGACCGAGTCGGGCCTGCCGGACGCCGGGGACGCCAGGGAGATGACGTTCACGGACCGGGTGCTCTCGGAGTCGATGCGGCTGTACCCGCCGGTCTACACGCTGTTTCGCGAGCCGAAACTCGACGTGAAGATCGACGGCTACCGGATCCCCGAGGGCTCCGCGCTGATGTGTTCACAGTGGGTGGTTCACCGCTCGCCGCGGTGGTACGACGACCCGGACGCGTTCGACCCGAGCCGATGGATGCCCGAGCGCCGGAGCGCACGCCCGCGGTTCGCGTACTTCCCGTTCGGCGGCGGGCCGCGCCACTGTATCGGGAAGGCGTTCTCGCTGCTCGAGGCGAAACTCATCCTCGCGTGCGTCTGTTCGCGCTACGAACTCGAGTACGAGGGGCCCGACCTCTCGCTTCGGGGGTCGCTGACGATGCATCCGGACCACCCGGTGCCGATGCGGATCCGCGAGCGGTGA
- a CDS encoding excinuclease ABC subunit C — MDADAVRARADDLPTEPGVYQFRSGETTLYVGKAVDLRDRVRSYADPRSARIRGMVERADRVEFAVTDTETQALLLEANLIKRLRPRYNVRLKDDKSYPLVAFSDHEVPRIEVTRDPEEGAVAYGPFTDVGRVETILKAIRDEYRLRGCSDHKYANRDRPCLDYEMGICSAPCTGEIDPESYAEDVAAARRFFEGETGALADPLRRRMEAAAESAEFERAANLRDRLEAVEAFHGEGGEAVSDRSDDRTVDVLAAAIEGDTARVARLHSERGQLVDRSRHRLDTPTVAAAVGGDAEGGGIDGDVDSDGDGAVTADAHTPAAVLSAFLTQYYAEREFPDAVLLAERPTDPDVTEWLEREGVSVRVPGAGREAKLVELALKNARKRGGRDDPVGALADRLGIDRPARIEGFDVSHASGTAVVGSNVCFVDGSARTGEYRRKKLTDRNDDYANMRELVRWRATRAIEDRDGRPDPDLLLIDGGEGQLGAARDALAEVGWDVPAIALAKAEELVVTPDGPLRWPDDAPELHLLQRVRDEAHRFAVQYHQTVRDEVKTVLDDVPGVGPETRKGLLRRFGSVENVREASLEDLTDVDGVGDTTARRLRERL; from the coding sequence ATGGACGCCGACGCCGTGAGGGCCCGCGCGGACGACCTCCCGACGGAACCCGGCGTGTACCAGTTCCGGTCCGGCGAGACGACCCTGTACGTCGGCAAGGCGGTCGACCTCCGTGACCGCGTCCGGTCGTACGCCGACCCGCGGTCCGCCCGGATCCGCGGCATGGTCGAGCGGGCCGACCGGGTCGAGTTCGCCGTCACCGACACGGAGACCCAGGCCCTGCTGCTCGAGGCCAATCTGATAAAACGGCTCCGACCGCGGTACAACGTCCGGCTGAAGGACGACAAGTCCTATCCGCTGGTCGCGTTCTCCGACCACGAGGTCCCGCGGATCGAGGTGACCCGCGATCCCGAGGAGGGCGCGGTCGCGTACGGCCCGTTCACCGACGTGGGCCGCGTCGAGACGATACTCAAGGCGATCCGCGACGAGTACCGGCTCCGCGGCTGTTCGGACCACAAGTACGCGAACCGCGACCGCCCCTGTCTCGACTACGAGATGGGGATCTGCTCGGCCCCCTGTACCGGCGAGATCGATCCCGAGAGCTACGCCGAGGACGTCGCCGCCGCCCGGCGCTTCTTCGAGGGGGAGACCGGCGCGCTCGCCGACCCGCTCCGCCGCCGAATGGAGGCGGCCGCCGAGAGCGCCGAGTTCGAGCGCGCCGCGAACCTGCGCGACCGGTTGGAGGCCGTCGAGGCGTTCCACGGCGAGGGTGGCGAGGCGGTGAGCGACCGCTCGGACGACCGCACCGTCGACGTGCTCGCCGCCGCGATCGAGGGCGATACCGCCCGCGTCGCGCGCCTCCACAGCGAGCGCGGTCAGCTCGTCGACCGGAGCCGCCACCGGCTCGACACGCCGACGGTGGCGGCGGCGGTCGGCGGCGACGCGGAGGGTGGAGGGATCGACGGCGACGTCGACAGCGACGGCGACGGAGCCGTCACCGCCGACGCGCACACGCCGGCGGCGGTGCTCTCAGCGTTTCTCACCCAGTACTACGCCGAGCGCGAGTTCCCGGACGCGGTCCTCCTGGCGGAGCGGCCGACCGACCCCGACGTGACCGAGTGGCTCGAACGCGAGGGCGTCTCGGTCCGGGTCCCCGGTGCCGGCCGGGAGGCGAAGCTCGTCGAACTCGCGTTGAAGAACGCCCGGAAACGCGGCGGCCGCGACGACCCGGTCGGCGCGCTCGCCGACCGGCTCGGGATCGACCGCCCGGCGCGGATCGAGGGGTTCGACGTGAGCCACGCGTCCGGGACCGCCGTCGTCGGCTCGAACGTCTGTTTCGTCGACGGGAGCGCGCGGACGGGCGAGTACCGCCGAAAGAAGCTCACCGACCGCAACGACGACTACGCCAACATGCGGGAGCTGGTCCGCTGGCGCGCGACCCGAGCGATCGAGGACCGCGACGGCCGTCCGGACCCCGACCTGCTGCTGATCGACGGCGGCGAGGGGCAGCTCGGCGCGGCTCGCGACGCGCTCGCCGAGGTCGGCTGGGACGTGCCGGCGATCGCCTTAGCGAAGGCCGAGGAGCTGGTGGTGACGCCGGACGGCCCGTTGCGGTGGCCCGACGACGCCCCGGAGCTCCACCTCCTCCAGCGCGTCCGCGACGAGGCGCACCGCTTCGCCGTCCAGTACCACCAGACCGTCCGCGACGAGGTGAAGACGGTGCTCGACGACGTCCCCGGCGTCGGTCCGGAGACGCGAAAGGGGCTGCTCCGGCGGTTCGGATCCGTCGAGAACGTCCGCGAGGCCTCCCTCGAGGACCTCACCGACGTCGACGGCGTCGGCGACACGACCGCCCGGCGGCTCCGCGAGCGACTGTAG